In one Haemophilus parainfluenzae genomic region, the following are encoded:
- a CDS encoding N-acetylmuramoyl-L-alanine amidase: MKAKFSFLFGIFSLISTTVFAAPQWTIAIDPGHGGKDPGAIGKNLGIYEKNVTLSIARELKALLDKDPNFKGVLTRSSDYYISVPERSEIARKYKANFLVSIHADSSLNADQRGASVWVLSNRRANDEMGQWLEDDEKRSELLGGAGKVLSNNNDKYLDQTVLDLQFGHSQRTGYELGNSILRRFARVTSLSRSTPQHASLGVLRSPDIPSVLVETGFLSNMEEEQKLNTIAYRRRIAYMIYEGLVAYRNGNLKAIAVPPSDEQDSKSTKSNDKNNEKSDRTSDVKDSGIRHKVKSGESIGSLANKYDVKVSEIIELNKLKRKELWLNETIKIPDNGKGKKAEEPTKQEEKNTEKSDRTSDVKDSGVRHKVKPGESIGSLANKYDVKVSEIIELNKLKRKELWLNETIKIPDNGKGKKVEEKPKADDKAKADNKGKNSKIVEAEKAVSKKDQKQEKAENKKEPEKKGNDKKDTSSKGNEKKDDGKKETPLYHTVKADQTIYAISREYNVPVNHLLKLNPTLKNGKVVTGQKIKLKEK; the protein is encoded by the coding sequence ATGAAAGCAAAATTTTCGTTTCTTTTTGGAATATTTTCTCTAATTTCTACTACCGTATTTGCCGCGCCACAATGGACAATTGCCATTGATCCTGGTCATGGCGGTAAAGATCCCGGTGCTATCGGAAAAAATTTAGGCATTTATGAAAAAAATGTCACCCTTTCTATCGCGCGAGAATTAAAAGCCTTATTAGATAAAGATCCTAATTTCAAAGGTGTTTTAACACGCAGTAGCGATTACTACATTTCCGTGCCAGAACGTTCTGAAATCGCACGTAAATATAAAGCAAATTTCCTTGTGTCTATCCATGCTGACTCCTCTCTCAATGCAGACCAACGTGGCGCATCTGTTTGGGTGCTATCCAATCGCCGTGCCAACGATGAAATGGGTCAATGGTTAGAAGATGATGAAAAACGCTCTGAGCTTTTAGGTGGCGCAGGAAAAGTACTTTCCAATAACAATGACAAATATTTAGATCAAACTGTACTCGACCTACAATTTGGTCACAGCCAACGTACAGGCTACGAACTTGGTAACAGCATTTTACGTCGCTTTGCTCGCGTAACCTCCTTAAGTCGCAGCACGCCACAACATGCGAGCCTTGGCGTATTGCGTTCACCCGATATTCCTTCTGTTCTGGTGGAAACAGGTTTCCTTTCCAATATGGAAGAAGAACAAAAACTGAATACCATTGCTTATCGTCGTCGTATTGCTTATATGATTTATGAAGGTTTGGTTGCTTATCGTAATGGTAATTTAAAAGCGATTGCCGTTCCACCTAGTGATGAGCAAGACAGCAAATCTACAAAATCAAACGATAAAAACAATGAAAAATCTGACCGCACTTCAGATGTCAAAGACAGCGGTATTCGCCATAAAGTGAAATCCGGTGAAAGCATTGGTAGCCTGGCTAATAAATATGATGTCAAAGTCAGCGAAATCATTGAGTTAAATAAACTGAAACGCAAAGAACTTTGGTTAAATGAAACCATTAAGATTCCTGATAATGGCAAAGGCAAAAAAGCGGAAGAGCCAACTAAACAAGAAGAGAAAAACACTGAAAAATCAGACCGCACTTCCGATGTCAAAGACAGCGGCGTACGTCATAAAGTGAAACCAGGTGAAAGCATAGGTAGCCTGGCGAACAAATATGATGTAAAAGTCAGTGAAATTATTGAATTAAATAAACTAAAACGTAAAGAACTTTGGCTGAATGAAACCATTAAAATTCCTGATAACGGCAAAGGTAAAAAGGTAGAAGAAAAACCTAAAGCAGATGATAAAGCCAAAGCCGATAATAAAGGAAAAAACAGCAAAATTGTTGAAGCTGAAAAAGCGGTTTCTAAAAAAGATCAAAAACAAGAAAAAGCTGAGAATAAAAAAGAGCCGGAGAAAAAAGGTAACGATAAAAAAGATACTTCTTCAAAAGGAAATGAGAAGAAAGATGATGGCAAGAAAGAAACCCCGCTTTACCATACTGTGAAAGCCGATCAAACTATCTATGCTATCTCTCGTGAATACAATGTACCGGTTAATCATCTTTTAAAACTGAACCCAACATTGAAAAACGGCAAAGTCGTGACTGGGCAAAAAATCAAACTTAAAGAAAAATAA
- the mutL gene encoding DNA mismatch repair endonuclease MutL: MAIKILSPQLANQIAAGEVVERPASVVKELVENSLDAGANKIHIDIENGGASLIRIRDNGSGIPKEELSLALARHATSKIADLDDLEAILSLGFRGEALASISSVSRLTLTSRTVEQNEAWQVYAQGREMETTIKPASHPVGTTVEVANLFFNTPARRKFLRTDKTEFAHIDEVIRRIALAKFNIAFTLTHNGKIVRQYRPATNEEQQLKRVAAICGDDFVQHALRIDWKHDDLHLSGWVATPEFTRSQNDLSYCYINGRMVRDKVITHAIRQAYTEYLHTEQYPAFVLFIDLNPHDVDVNVHPTKHEVRFHQARLIHDFICQGVTNALNAIPQAALDLAPAINEAREPSASYQTHYETKPNRAAAGHNIFASNYHQPREKQSENRPHFSNRNEYLPSYSYREQPTKTEQRLYGELVRSTEDSQVLTTPVVEQHPQTSETGYLRALALIENKALLLQQNQQFYLMSLAKLQTLNYELTLQQGEISQQPLLIPIIFRLDEKQFEQWQKQKAFFQQSGFEFIENKAQLRLTLNKVPTVLRTQNLQKCVVSLLAEHVENMPDFLTALCRTLEMKPIEVLADAVSLLSETERLLNKTHQEKFNTLLKPINWQPFLSDL; the protein is encoded by the coding sequence ATGGCAATCAAAATTCTTTCTCCACAGCTGGCTAATCAGATTGCCGCCGGTGAAGTGGTCGAACGCCCTGCTTCTGTGGTGAAAGAATTGGTGGAAAACAGCCTTGATGCCGGTGCCAATAAAATTCATATTGATATTGAAAACGGCGGTGCCAGTCTGATTCGTATTCGAGATAATGGCAGCGGTATCCCTAAAGAAGAATTAAGCCTTGCGCTGGCTCGACACGCAACCAGTAAAATTGCCGATCTTGATGATCTAGAAGCCATTTTAAGTTTAGGTTTCCGCGGTGAAGCCCTTGCCAGTATCAGCTCGGTTTCTCGTCTCACACTTACCTCTCGCACAGTGGAGCAAAATGAAGCGTGGCAAGTCTATGCACAAGGGCGAGAGATGGAAACCACAATCAAACCCGCCTCCCATCCAGTCGGCACCACAGTTGAAGTGGCGAATCTCTTTTTTAACACGCCTGCTCGTCGTAAATTCTTACGTACCGATAAAACAGAATTTGCTCATATTGATGAAGTCATTCGCCGAATTGCTTTAGCAAAATTTAATATCGCTTTTACGCTCACACATAATGGCAAAATTGTTCGACAATACCGCCCTGCGACGAATGAAGAACAACAACTAAAACGTGTTGCCGCTATTTGTGGCGATGATTTTGTTCAACATGCCTTACGCATTGACTGGAAACATGATGATTTACATCTTTCTGGCTGGGTGGCGACACCTGAATTTACCCGTTCTCAAAATGATTTGAGCTATTGCTATATCAATGGACGAATGGTGCGCGATAAAGTGATCACCCATGCAATTCGTCAAGCTTATACGGAGTATTTACATACTGAGCAATACCCTGCATTTGTACTATTTATCGATCTCAATCCACATGATGTCGATGTCAACGTGCATCCAACAAAACACGAGGTGCGTTTCCATCAAGCTCGATTAATTCATGACTTTATCTGCCAAGGCGTAACAAATGCGCTCAATGCCATTCCTCAAGCTGCATTGGATTTAGCGCCAGCGATAAATGAGGCAAGAGAGCCTTCGGCTTCGTATCAAACGCACTATGAAACAAAACCGAATCGTGCAGCGGCAGGACACAATATTTTCGCTTCGAATTATCATCAGCCTCGCGAAAAACAATCAGAAAATCGACCGCACTTTTCAAACCGTAATGAGTACCTTCCGTCATATAGTTATCGCGAACAACCTACAAAGACGGAACAACGCTTATATGGTGAATTAGTACGTTCAACAGAAGATTCTCAAGTTTTAACAACACCTGTCGTTGAACAACACCCACAGACAAGTGAAACGGGTTATTTACGTGCATTAGCATTAATTGAAAATAAAGCGTTGCTTTTACAACAAAATCAGCAGTTTTATTTGATGTCATTAGCTAAATTGCAGACCTTAAATTATGAATTAACCTTACAACAAGGTGAAATTTCACAACAGCCGTTGCTCATTCCGATTATTTTCCGCTTAGATGAAAAACAATTTGAACAATGGCAAAAACAAAAAGCCTTTTTTCAGCAAAGTGGTTTTGAATTTATTGAAAATAAAGCCCAGCTACGTCTCACTCTAAACAAAGTGCCTACGGTTTTACGTACACAAAATTTACAAAAATGTGTGGTGAGCCTACTTGCTGAACATGTAGAAAATATGCCTGATTTTCTGACTGCACTTTGTCGGACGCTAGAGATGAAACCGATTGAGGTGTTAGCGGATGCAGTCAGCTTATTAAGCGAAACGGAACGCTTACTGAATAAAACTCATCAAGAAAAATTTAATACATTACTGAAACCGATTAACTGGCAGCCTTTTTTAAGCGATTTGTAA
- the miaA gene encoding tRNA (adenosine(37)-N6)-dimethylallyltransferase MiaA yields the protein MTQKTDSKPTALFLMGPTASGKTDLAIQLRQSLPVEVISVDSALIYKGMDIGTAKPSKEELALAPHRLIDILDPAESYSAMNFRDDALREMADITAQGKIPLLVGGTMLYYKALIEGLSPLPSADENLRLEIEEKAQKFGWPVLHQELQKIDPISAERINPNDSQRINRALEVFYLTGKSLTELTEQKGEELPYQFLQFAIAPEDRAVLHQRIEQRFHKMIELGFQEEVEKLYQREDLHPDLPSIRCVGYRQMWEYLRGDYDHEEMIFRGICATRQLAKRQITWLRGWKTPLNWLDSLQPQQAKEIVLRKIDEHFKG from the coding sequence ATGACACAAAAAACTGACTCCAAACCAACCGCACTTTTTCTAATGGGACCGACGGCCTCAGGAAAAACAGATCTTGCTATTCAATTACGTCAAAGCCTGCCAGTTGAAGTGATCAGTGTCGATTCTGCATTAATTTATAAAGGCATGGATATTGGTACGGCAAAGCCTTCTAAAGAAGAACTTGCTCTTGCTCCTCACCGCTTAATCGATATTTTAGATCCCGCTGAAAGTTATTCTGCGATGAATTTTCGTGACGATGCGCTCAGAGAAATGGCTGATATTACCGCGCAAGGCAAAATTCCACTTTTGGTTGGCGGCACGATGTTGTATTACAAAGCATTGATTGAAGGACTTTCTCCTCTTCCATCAGCTGATGAAAATTTACGCTTAGAAATTGAAGAAAAAGCGCAAAAATTTGGCTGGCCAGTACTTCATCAAGAATTACAAAAAATTGATCCTATTTCTGCTGAGCGTATCAATCCAAATGATTCACAACGCATTAATCGTGCATTAGAAGTATTCTATTTAACGGGCAAATCATTAACGGAATTAACCGAACAAAAAGGCGAAGAATTGCCTTATCAATTTTTGCAATTCGCTATTGCACCAGAAGATCGTGCGGTATTACATCAACGTATCGAACAACGTTTCCATAAAATGATCGAATTAGGTTTCCAAGAAGAAGTGGAAAAACTCTACCAACGAGAAGATCTCCATCCTGATTTGCCTTCTATCCGCTGTGTGGGCTATCGCCAAATGTGGGAATATTTACGTGGTGACTATGATCATGAAGAAATGATCTTCCGTGGCATTTGTGCAACTCGACAATTAGCCAAACGACAAATAACCTGGCTACGCGGCTGGAAAACACCATTAAATTGGCTAGATAGTCTGCAACCGCAACAAGCCAAAGAAATCGTACTACGCAAGATTGACGAACATTTTAAGGGGTAA
- the glnE gene encoding bifunctional [glutamate--ammonia ligase]-adenylyl-L-tyrosine phosphorylase/[glutamate--ammonia-ligase] adenylyltransferase — protein MALSLPLSTEKLIQLGEVLCQHFPEMNLDEITQQIERDATDLTTPIGQINYAISLSDFLEKVLKKHPHFLAQCWQTPPQFSDCQHYASRLADQLSTIQNEEPLYKTLRDFRNQEMAKLSFCQSLNLATVEEIFIRLSQLAESLIIGARDWLYKQACEEMGTPCDENGNPQQLYILGMGKLGGFELNFSSDIDLIFTYPSQGETVGARRAVDNAKFFTRLGQRLINALDQFTPDGFVYRTDMRLRPFGDSGALALSFSAMEQYYQDQGRDWERYAMIKGRILGADEQDPNVKTLQQLLRPFVYRRYIDFSVIQALREMKGKIEREVRRRGLKDNIKLGAGGIREIEFIVQVFQLIRGGREIKLQQHELLKLLPEIQDLGLITPQQYYELREAYIFLRRTENVLQAIDDQQTQLLPTDEENRLRLIVACQEYTYLDENNQPTIKSYLIENWDDFYQTLQAHQQKVRSVFDVLIGEEKDERSDGNNQWIDFLESDLNDIEQMLVDNNIDEDAISDILDKLIQFKEGLARRVIGSRGREVLAHLLPNIFTQIFEQKDYRTLLPRILNIVDKIASRTTYLELLLENPQAIEQLIELCAQSQMIAEQVARHPILLDELLNTEALRNPLPFTQYSDELKQYMLRLPQDDEEQFIDGLRQFKQSILLRVAAADILGVLPVMKVSDHLTYLAEAIIDAVVNFAWQQVSQRFGVPEHLVDKTEKGFLVIGYGKLGGIELGYKSDLDLVFLYQAVEGQTIGGRKSIDSNQFYLRLAQKIVSIFSMNTSAGVLYDVDMRLRPSGDAGLLGCSLQAFENYQLNEAWTWEKQALVRSRAIFGETELKAEFEKIRCNVLSAQRDINQLKIEVREMREKMYDHLSHTKDGFFNIKTDRGGITDIEFIAQYLMLANAPANPILTKWSDNVRIFDSMAEYHIISLAECEKLKSCYVTLRNKIHHLNLLGKPVIVDDSEFIEEREFVCSFWHKLFS, from the coding sequence ATGGCGCTTTCACTTCCGCTTTCGACTGAAAAACTCATTCAACTTGGCGAAGTGCTTTGCCAACATTTCCCTGAAATGAATCTTGATGAAATAACCCAACAAATCGAGCGGGACGCGACAGATCTCACGACACCAATCGGACAAATAAACTATGCCATCAGTCTGTCTGATTTCTTGGAAAAAGTCTTAAAAAAACACCCGCATTTTTTAGCCCAATGTTGGCAAACACCTCCTCAATTTTCAGATTGTCAACATTATGCTAGCCGTTTAGCTGACCAACTCTCCACTATCCAAAACGAAGAACCGCTTTACAAAACGCTACGAGATTTTCGTAATCAAGAAATGGCAAAACTTAGTTTCTGTCAAAGCTTGAATCTTGCCACCGTAGAAGAAATTTTTATTCGTCTTTCTCAACTTGCTGAAAGTCTTATCATTGGTGCGAGAGATTGGCTGTACAAACAAGCTTGTGAAGAAATGGGCACACCTTGCGATGAAAATGGCAACCCACAGCAACTCTATATTCTTGGCATGGGAAAATTAGGTGGTTTTGAGCTAAATTTCTCCTCTGATATTGATTTAATTTTTACCTATCCTTCACAAGGCGAAACTGTTGGGGCAAGACGAGCCGTTGATAACGCCAAATTTTTTACGCGTTTAGGACAACGTCTGATTAATGCATTAGATCAATTTACGCCAGATGGTTTTGTCTATCGTACAGATATGCGCCTTCGCCCTTTTGGCGACAGCGGTGCACTTGCCTTAAGTTTTTCTGCGATGGAGCAATATTACCAAGATCAAGGGCGAGACTGGGAACGCTATGCCATGATAAAAGGGCGTATTTTAGGCGCCGACGAGCAAGATCCCAATGTAAAAACCTTACAACAATTACTTCGCCCCTTTGTGTATCGACGCTATATTGATTTTAGTGTGATTCAAGCTTTACGTGAAATGAAAGGTAAAATTGAGCGTGAAGTGCGTCGTCGTGGCTTAAAAGACAATATTAAGTTAGGTGCTGGCGGGATTAGAGAAATCGAATTTATTGTGCAAGTTTTTCAACTGATTCGTGGTGGACGTGAGATCAAACTTCAACAACATGAATTGCTTAAACTTCTTCCTGAAATACAAGATCTTGGTTTAATTACGCCTCAACAATATTATGAATTAAGAGAGGCTTATATCTTCCTTCGTCGCACTGAAAATGTGCTACAAGCCATTGATGATCAACAAACTCAACTACTGCCAACAGATGAAGAAAATCGTCTTAGATTAATAGTTGCTTGTCAAGAATACACTTATTTAGATGAGAACAATCAGCCTACGATAAAATCTTATCTAATTGAAAACTGGGATGATTTCTATCAAACATTACAGGCACACCAACAAAAAGTGCGGTCGGTTTTTGATGTATTAATTGGTGAAGAAAAAGATGAACGTAGCGATGGCAATAATCAGTGGATTGATTTTTTAGAAAGTGACCTCAATGATATTGAACAAATGTTGGTTGATAACAACATTGATGAGGATGCGATTTCCGATATCTTAGATAAACTTATTCAATTCAAAGAGGGGCTTGCTCGCCGGGTTATTGGCTCTCGAGGTCGAGAAGTTTTAGCTCACTTATTGCCAAATATCTTCACCCAAATATTTGAACAAAAAGATTACCGCACTTTATTGCCACGCATCCTCAATATTGTCGATAAAATTGCGAGTAGAACGACTTATTTGGAATTGCTCTTAGAAAATCCTCAAGCCATTGAGCAGCTTATTGAACTATGTGCGCAATCACAAATGATTGCCGAACAAGTCGCTCGTCACCCTATTCTACTCGATGAATTATTAAATACTGAAGCGCTACGTAATCCATTGCCATTCACACAGTATTCTGACGAATTAAAGCAATATATGCTGCGATTACCGCAAGACGATGAAGAGCAATTCATTGACGGTTTACGCCAATTCAAGCAGTCTATTTTATTACGTGTTGCAGCCGCTGATATTCTCGGCGTATTGCCTGTTATGAAAGTAAGCGATCATCTCACTTATCTGGCTGAAGCAATTATTGATGCCGTTGTCAATTTTGCCTGGCAACAAGTCAGTCAACGCTTTGGGGTTCCCGAACATCTTGTAGATAAAACTGAAAAAGGCTTTTTAGTTATTGGCTACGGCAAATTAGGCGGAATTGAACTCGGTTATAAATCTGACTTGGATTTAGTCTTTTTATATCAAGCGGTTGAAGGCCAAACTATTGGAGGGAGAAAATCCATTGATAGCAATCAATTCTATTTAAGATTGGCTCAAAAAATTGTCAGTATTTTTAGCATGAATACGAGTGCAGGCGTACTTTACGATGTTGATATGCGCTTACGACCTTCAGGCGATGCAGGTTTATTAGGCTGTTCACTTCAAGCATTTGAAAACTATCAACTCAATGAAGCATGGACTTGGGAAAAGCAAGCACTTGTCCGCAGTCGTGCCATTTTTGGTGAAACAGAATTAAAAGCAGAATTTGAAAAAATTCGCTGTAATGTACTTTCCGCTCAAAGAGATATTAATCAGCTAAAAATCGAAGTAAGAGAAATGCGTGAAAAAATGTACGACCATTTATCTCATACAAAAGACGGCTTTTTTAATATCAAAACCGATCGTGGCGGCATTACCGATATTGAATTTATCGCCCAGTATCTGATGCTTGCGAATGCTCCAGCTAATCCAATATTAACAAAATGGTCTGATAACGTCCGCATCTTTGATTCAATGGCAGAATATCACATTATTTCTCTAGCTGAGTGTGAAAAACTCAAATCCTGCTACGTGACACTACGTAATAAAATCCATCACCTAAACTTATTAGGAAAGCCTGTCATTGTTGATGATTCGGAATTTATAGAAGAAAGAGAATTTGTTTGTTCTTTCTGGCATAAGCTCTTTTCTTAA
- the murI gene encoding glutamate racemase, translated as MNKSTVLFFDSGMGGLSVYREAKKLMPDNHYLYCFDNAGFPYSEKSEETIIQRTLDICKKINQDYPLDAIVIACNTASTVVLPPLREQFSIPIVGTVPAIKPAAEISQTKHIGLLATKGTVKRPYVNDLIHQFATHCIVERLGSTKLVEIAEHKIQGKSVDLIALKNELSPWALIENLDTICLGCTHFPLIKDEIQICLPQVKNFMDPGFAIAKRLQFLLDKLEVRSKLEMKNQVFCTQDVENKHQLEQALALWGFDGITVLK; from the coding sequence ATGAATAAATCAACGGTACTTTTCTTTGATTCTGGAATGGGGGGCTTAAGCGTTTATCGAGAAGCGAAAAAGCTGATGCCAGATAACCATTATTTGTATTGCTTTGACAATGCAGGTTTTCCTTATTCAGAAAAATCAGAAGAAACAATCATTCAGCGAACATTGGATATTTGTAAAAAAATTAATCAGGATTATCCACTTGATGCCATTGTGATTGCTTGTAATACCGCGAGTACGGTGGTGTTACCGCCTTTACGTGAACAATTTTCTATTCCGATTGTAGGCACCGTGCCAGCCATTAAGCCAGCAGCAGAAATCTCACAAACGAAACATATTGGTCTATTGGCGACAAAGGGCACGGTTAAACGCCCTTATGTTAATGATCTTATCCATCAGTTTGCCACCCATTGTATAGTTGAACGATTAGGCTCCACTAAATTGGTTGAAATCGCGGAGCATAAAATCCAAGGGAAATCGGTTGATTTGATTGCATTGAAAAATGAATTAAGTCCCTGGGCATTAATAGAGAATTTAGATACGATTTGTTTAGGCTGTACCCATTTCCCTTTAATTAAAGATGAAATTCAAATTTGCTTACCTCAAGTGAAGAATTTTATGGATCCAGGATTTGCTATTGCCAAGCGGTTGCAGTTCTTACTTGATAAATTAGAAGTGCGGTCAAAATTAGAGATGAAAAATCAGGTTTTTTGTACGCAGGATGTAGAGAATAAACACCAATTAGAACAAGCGTTGGCTCTCTGGGGATTTGATGGAATTACCGTTTTAAAATGA
- the recG gene encoding ATP-dependent DNA helicase RecG, whose product MSTQLLDAVPLTTLSGVGAAISDKLSRLGIHNLQDLLFHLPIRYEDRTRITPIADLRPEQYATIEGVVQTCEVAFGRRPILTVSLSDGTSKIMLRFFNFNAGMKNSFQIGTRVKAFGEIKRGRFMAEIHHPEYQIIRDNAPLVLEETLTPIYSTTEGLKQNSLRKLTDQALALLDKIQLTEILPNEFNPHPFSLKEAIRFLHRPPPDISLDILEKGQHPAQQRLIFEELLAHNLAMQKVRLGTQQFLALPLHYQTDLKQRFLASLPFQPTNAQNRVVADIDQDLAKNYPMMRLVQGDVGSGKTLVAALAALLAIDNGKQVALMAPTEILAEQHANNFRRWLEPFSIEVGWLAGKVKGKARQAELEKIKSGAVQMVVGTHALFQEEVEFADLALVIIDEQHRFGVHQRLMLRKKGEKAGFYPHQLIMTATPIPRTLAMTVYADLDTSIIDELPPGRTPITTVVISEERRDEIVARVKNACINEKRQAYWVCTLIDESEVLEAQAAEAIWEDLTKALPMLKIGLVHGRMKPQEKQDIMAAFKNAELDLLVATTVIEVGVDVPNASLMIIENAERLGLSQLHQLRGRVGRGSTASFCVLMYKPPLGKVSQKRLQVLRDSQDGFVISEKDLEIRGPGEVLGTKQTGIAEFKVANLMRDRKMIPTVQHYAKALIVKYPDVAESLIRRWLNNREIYSNA is encoded by the coding sequence ATGAGCACGCAACTTCTCGATGCCGTTCCCCTAACCACTTTATCTGGTGTAGGCGCGGCAATCTCCGATAAATTAAGCCGTCTTGGAATTCATAATCTCCAAGACTTGCTTTTTCATTTACCTATCCGTTATGAAGATCGCACGAGAATAACACCCATTGCTGATCTTCGTCCTGAACAATATGCCACCATTGAAGGGGTTGTCCAAACCTGTGAAGTTGCCTTTGGGCGCCGTCCTATTTTAACCGTAAGTCTTTCTGATGGAACGAGCAAGATTATGCTCCGTTTTTTCAATTTTAATGCGGGGATGAAAAACAGTTTTCAGATTGGTACGCGCGTCAAAGCGTTTGGTGAAATTAAACGCGGGCGTTTTATGGCAGAAATTCATCATCCTGAATATCAAATCATACGGGATAATGCGCCATTGGTTTTAGAGGAAACGCTCACGCCTATTTATTCCACAACGGAAGGTTTAAAACAAAATTCATTACGTAAGCTAACCGATCAAGCATTGGCTTTACTCGATAAAATCCAATTAACGGAAATTTTACCTAATGAATTTAATCCACATCCTTTTAGCTTAAAGGAGGCTATTCGATTTCTGCATCGTCCGCCGCCAGATATCTCATTAGATATTTTGGAGAAAGGACAACATCCCGCACAGCAACGACTTATCTTTGAAGAGCTTCTTGCTCATAATCTTGCGATGCAAAAAGTGCGGTTGGGTACGCAGCAGTTTTTAGCGTTGCCATTGCATTATCAAACTGATTTGAAGCAACGTTTTCTAGCTTCTTTACCTTTTCAACCAACGAATGCTCAAAATAGAGTAGTAGCAGATATTGATCAGGATTTAGCAAAAAATTATCCGATGATGCGACTTGTTCAAGGGGATGTAGGTTCGGGGAAAACGTTAGTGGCAGCCTTAGCCGCCTTATTAGCGATTGATAATGGCAAACAAGTGGCTTTAATGGCGCCAACAGAGATTTTAGCGGAACAGCATGCAAATAATTTCCGCCGTTGGTTAGAACCTTTTAGTATTGAAGTAGGCTGGTTAGCGGGTAAGGTAAAAGGAAAAGCTCGCCAAGCGGAATTGGAAAAAATTAAGTCCGGTGCGGTACAAATGGTAGTGGGCACACATGCTTTATTCCAAGAAGAAGTAGAATTTGCTGATTTAGCCTTGGTGATTATTGATGAACAGCATCGTTTTGGTGTGCATCAACGTTTGATGTTGCGAAAAAAAGGTGAAAAAGCAGGATTTTATCCACATCAACTGATTATGACAGCAACACCAATCCCAAGAACATTAGCGATGACGGTTTATGCTGATCTTGATACGTCGATTATTGATGAATTACCTCCAGGTAGAACACCGATTACGACAGTGGTTATTTCAGAAGAGCGTCGTGATGAAATCGTTGCTCGAGTCAAAAATGCCTGTATTAATGAAAAACGTCAGGCTTATTGGGTTTGTACGTTAATTGATGAGTCTGAAGTGCTAGAAGCGCAAGCAGCCGAGGCCATTTGGGAAGATTTAACGAAAGCCTTGCCGATGCTTAAAATTGGCCTTGTACATGGGCGAATGAAACCGCAAGAAAAACAAGATATTATGGCTGCCTTTAAAAATGCAGAGCTCGATTTGCTTGTGGCTACAACTGTGATCGAAGTGGGCGTAGATGTGCCGAATGCCAGTCTAATGATCATTGAGAATGCAGAGCGTTTGGGCTTATCACAACTCCATCAGTTACGTGGACGAGTAGGGCGTGGCAGTACGGCGTCTTTTTGTGTCCTAATGTATAAACCGCCGTTGGGTAAAGTGTCGCAAAAACGTTTACAGGTATTGCGTGATAGCCAAGATGGCTTTGTAATTTCAGAGAAAGATTTAGAAATTCGCGGTCCAGGTGAGGTGTTAGGTACTAAACAAACAGGGATCGCCGAATTTAAAGTGGCGAATTTGATGCGCGATCGTAAAATGATTCCAACCGTTCAACATTATGCTAAGGCATTAATTGTAAAATATCCGGATGTGGCAGAAAGTTTAATCCGCCGTTGGCTAAATAATCGAGAAATTTATTCGAATGCCTAA